A genomic window from Synergistaceae bacterium DZ-S4 includes:
- a CDS encoding deoxyribonuclease IV, translating into MALIGAHISVAGGLHRAYQRADAAGCESMQIFTRNQRQWSNDPLSFREIEEFYRASKDSSVRKVVSHASYLINLGGNDHVRGKSEEALISELERCRHLSIDDVVLHPGFALESTGEAALARVSASLLKVLEATSDIKVRILLETMAGQGSVLGGDISEFSAILDHLEGHPRIGFCVDICHVFAAGYEIRTHESYNRLVGLLEKHVGLERIHCWHLSDSKMDKGSKKDRHQHLGEGTIGLEPFSMLVNDVRFDNVPAILETPKEGIGDEGNLSLLRKLRGE; encoded by the coding sequence GTGGCTCTCATTGGTGCCCACATATCTGTCGCAGGGGGACTCCACAGGGCATACCAGAGAGCAGATGCCGCAGGCTGCGAATCCATGCAGATATTTACGAGAAACCAGCGCCAATGGTCAAATGACCCGCTCAGCTTCAGGGAGATAGAGGAATTTTACAGGGCCTCAAAAGACAGTTCGGTAAGGAAGGTCGTTTCTCATGCCTCCTATCTGATTAATCTGGGAGGGAATGACCACGTAAGGGGAAAGAGTGAAGAAGCCCTGATAAGTGAGCTCGAGAGATGTAGGCATCTGAGCATAGACGATGTTGTGCTGCATCCCGGTTTTGCTCTTGAAAGCACTGGGGAAGCGGCCCTTGCAAGAGTCTCCGCCTCTCTTCTGAAAGTACTCGAAGCCACTTCGGACATTAAGGTAAGGATATTGCTGGAGACCATGGCCGGACAGGGGTCCGTACTGGGAGGGGATATTTCTGAGTTTTCCGCTATACTGGACCATTTGGAAGGTCATCCGAGGATAGGTTTCTGTGTAGACATCTGCCATGTATTTGCGGCAGGATATGAAATAAGGACTCACGAATCATACAACAGGCTTGTAGGTTTGCTGGAGAAGCATGTGGGGCTCGAAAGGATACACTGCTGGCATTTGAGCGACAGCAAGATGGATAAGGGAAGCAAAAAGGACAGGCATCAGCATCTGGGAGAGGGAACCATCGGACTCGAACCATTTTCGATGCTTGTAAACGACGTCAGATTTGATAATGTTCCGGCTATACTTGAAACGCCGAAAGAGGGCATAGGAGACGAAGGAAATCTTTCTCTTCTGAGAAAACTGCGGGGAGAGTAA
- a CDS encoding CdaR family protein, with the protein MKNNAENGNGGPKDFRNMSKITKKFFEELDRWISIRGTGRLRANLGLFFVSLVISLMVWAFVAWDGNSDGTRSMSANIEYLNLQRGYSMFDNTRKVEIRIVGRINALSRVEQSDVSARVDLQGLQPGKYSLPISISTPPFVRVRNWQPSTADVEIYRHVERTVPISHRIEGNLPEGMAVSSVNILPREAVISGPEIDVLSVQSIEAIIPASKINDGESMVLPVKVAGQPANSERVKITPNQTEVTVSLENEILGESIPVEVSVIGTPADGYELESVLVIPSSVAIKGKSTAVKKMTSLVLPPVDISGLDQNLNLMLPLQPVEMTPEVEIRGPDRARVEIYIRKKIAERTFSGVGVMTEGSAQGKEWKLAPQSVKLTISGTKADIDALHPGSVPCELYVDVSNIVSKQLMLPVLVRDLKSGFKVLRIEPEQVTVTAVD; encoded by the coding sequence ATGAAGAATAACGCTGAAAACGGAAATGGCGGCCCTAAGGATTTTAGGAATATGTCCAAAATAACAAAAAAATTTTTTGAAGAACTTGACAGATGGATAAGCATACGCGGGACGGGAAGGCTCAGGGCCAATTTGGGACTCTTTTTCGTCTCTCTTGTCATCTCGCTTATGGTGTGGGCATTCGTTGCATGGGACGGCAACAGTGACGGGACACGCTCAATGTCCGCAAATATCGAATATCTCAACCTCCAGAGAGGGTACTCGATGTTCGACAATACCAGAAAGGTCGAGATAAGGATCGTTGGGAGGATCAATGCCCTTTCGAGGGTCGAGCAGAGTGATGTTTCTGCAAGGGTAGACCTTCAGGGACTGCAGCCAGGGAAATACAGCCTGCCGATAAGCATCAGCACTCCGCCCTTTGTAAGGGTGAGGAACTGGCAGCCATCGACCGCGGATGTCGAGATATACAGACATGTCGAAAGGACCGTGCCTATCTCACACCGCATTGAAGGAAATCTGCCGGAAGGCATGGCAGTGTCTTCAGTAAACATTTTGCCCAGAGAAGCTGTGATAAGCGGGCCGGAGATCGATGTCCTCTCAGTGCAGTCCATTGAGGCCATTATTCCGGCATCAAAGATCAATGACGGAGAAAGCATGGTTCTTCCTGTAAAAGTTGCAGGCCAGCCGGCAAACTCCGAAAGAGTAAAAATAACTCCCAATCAGACTGAAGTGACTGTCTCGCTGGAAAATGAAATACTCGGCGAGAGCATACCTGTAGAGGTATCTGTCATCGGGACGCCGGCTGACGGATACGAACTCGAATCTGTTCTGGTCATACCCTCCAGTGTAGCGATAAAGGGAAAAAGCACAGCTGTGAAGAAAATGACCTCGCTCGTGCTTCCTCCGGTCGATATATCCGGACTTGACCAGAACCTTAACCTCATGCTGCCGCTCCAGCCGGTTGAAATGACCCCGGAGGTCGAGATACGTGGTCCTGACAGAGCCAGAGTGGAAATTTACATCAGAAAAAAGATAGCTGAGAGGACGTTCAGCGGTGTAGGGGTGATGACCGAGGGTTCTGCACAGGGTAAAGAGTGGAAGCTTGCCCCTCAGTCCGTAAAACTGACAATAAGCGGGACAAAAGCTGATATCGATGCGCTGCATCCCGGCTCGGTACCATGTGAACTTTATGTGGATGTTTCAAATATTGTATCAAAACAGCTGATGCTCCCCGTTCTGGTAAGAGACTTAAAATCCGGATTCAAGGTCCTGAGGATAGAGCCTGAACAGGTGACAGTGACCGCAGTGGATTAG
- the cdaA gene encoding diadenylate cyclase CdaA, whose protein sequence is MPFFDLRWQDIPDIFIVAFIIYRVLLLLVGTRAMQLIRGVMIIGLIGALANVLELRSLSWIIGKLLSAFIIVIPILFQPELRHMLEELGKGHLWKVDKNEEMVDIKAENLTKAMLYCKSQRIGALCVLQRNTSLKEVWRTAVSLKADITEELMVSIFWPGTPLHDGAVVIDQHNIIAAGCYLPLTEKTDISRWYGTRHRAALGVTEMSDALAIAVSEERGEITVAVGGRLSKPLSEAQLRSICGHYFSYEGRGSNFMDRLREEIVQQWPGSVPNEE, encoded by the coding sequence TTGCCGTTTTTTGATTTGCGCTGGCAGGATATCCCTGACATTTTTATTGTCGCCTTTATCATTTACAGAGTTCTTTTGCTATTGGTCGGGACTCGTGCCATGCAGCTCATACGTGGTGTCATGATCATCGGACTTATCGGTGCTCTCGCAAATGTCCTCGAACTGAGAAGCCTTTCCTGGATCATCGGAAAACTCCTGAGCGCCTTCATAATAGTAATACCGATCCTTTTCCAGCCGGAACTGAGGCACATGCTTGAGGAGCTTGGCAAGGGCCATCTGTGGAAGGTAGACAAGAACGAAGAGATGGTGGATATCAAAGCGGAGAATCTTACCAAGGCTATGCTTTACTGCAAATCACAGAGGATAGGCGCGCTTTGCGTCCTTCAAAGGAACACCAGTCTCAAGGAGGTTTGGAGGACCGCTGTATCCCTGAAGGCAGATATCACGGAAGAATTGATGGTATCTATTTTCTGGCCCGGGACCCCTCTTCACGATGGTGCGGTAGTAATAGACCAGCATAATATCATTGCAGCCGGCTGTTATTTGCCGCTGACTGAAAAAACAGATATCTCAAGATGGTACGGGACCAGACACAGGGCAGCCCTTGGCGTTACAGAGATGTCAGACGCGCTTGCTATAGCCGTTTCGGAAGAACGCGGAGAGATAACGGTCGCGGTAGGCGGACGGCTCTCAAAACCATTGAGCGAGGCTCAGCTCAGAAGTATATGCGGCCACTATTTCAGCTACGAGGGAAGGGGCTCCAACTTTATGGACAGGCTCAGGGAAGAAATAGTCCAGCAGTGGCCGGGGAGTGTACCCAATGAAGAATAA
- the pyk gene encoding pyruvate kinase: MKRLERKVKIVCTMGPACWDEKTISELVRSGMNVARLNFSHGDHDSHTKTINNVRKVEETLRRPVATLLDTKGPEIRTGMLEGHQKVMLEAGNGFSLLLAPAVGNSMGVYVDYPGLYKEISVGQEIFIDDGSILLLAESLDSNSVRCRVMVGGELGEKKGVNVPGADLSVPTLTEKDISDIRWGIEHSVDYIAVSFVRTKEDILGVRKILEEHSGEAKIIAKIETRQSVENIDEILAIVDGIMVARGDLGVEMPTEDVPMVQKEIIEKCRSQGKPAIVATQMLDSMIRNPKPTRAEASDVANAVIDGADAVMLSGETAGGRYPVGSVKMMHKILMRTEENLSEWQRTPKIFFNCGEIADAVSRAARDISETVCATAILSLTRSGATARMVSKYRPDCPIIAMTPSFSTWRELALVWGVYPLICPFTTDVEESVSNSLSIVQEEGLIKGGDNVVFTSGIPLGVPGSTNLVQVYTVGKIIGKGLSLIKKKTRGVVCKAETPEEANQKITQGSILVVRKTDRDYIPAMERASGVVSEEDGFSCHTAVASLNMGLPGIVGVSGIFDLVEDGTLITLDGVRGVVYLGRSQ, encoded by the coding sequence ATGAAAAGACTGGAGAGAAAAGTAAAAATAGTATGCACCATGGGGCCGGCGTGCTGGGATGAAAAGACCATAAGCGAACTTGTACGGTCCGGAATGAACGTAGCGCGCCTAAACTTCAGCCATGGTGACCATGATTCCCATACAAAGACCATCAATAATGTGCGGAAGGTAGAAGAGACCCTTCGCAGGCCTGTGGCCACACTGCTCGACACGAAGGGCCCAGAGATAAGGACCGGCATGCTTGAAGGCCATCAGAAAGTCATGCTGGAAGCGGGAAATGGATTCAGCCTGTTGCTTGCGCCTGCCGTAGGTAACTCAATGGGTGTATATGTTGATTACCCCGGTCTCTACAAAGAGATCTCCGTTGGACAGGAGATCTTCATAGATGACGGTTCAATATTGCTTTTGGCAGAGTCATTGGACAGTAATTCCGTCAGATGCAGAGTCATGGTCGGAGGGGAACTCGGAGAGAAAAAGGGAGTGAATGTACCCGGCGCGGATCTTTCCGTCCCTACTCTGACAGAGAAGGATATCAGTGACATAAGATGGGGCATAGAGCACAGCGTGGATTATATAGCTGTCTCTTTCGTCAGGACAAAGGAGGATATCCTCGGTGTCAGGAAGATCCTTGAAGAACATTCCGGAGAAGCAAAGATAATTGCAAAGATCGAGACAAGGCAATCGGTAGAAAATATTGACGAGATCCTTGCAATAGTGGATGGAATAATGGTGGCAAGGGGAGACCTTGGTGTCGAGATGCCGACTGAAGATGTGCCGATGGTGCAGAAGGAGATCATAGAAAAGTGCCGCTCACAGGGAAAACCTGCCATAGTTGCGACCCAGATGCTTGATTCGATGATACGGAATCCTAAGCCGACCCGCGCGGAGGCAAGCGATGTCGCAAATGCTGTCATTGACGGCGCCGATGCTGTTATGCTCTCGGGAGAGACGGCAGGCGGCAGATACCCGGTAGGATCGGTTAAGATGATGCATAAGATCTTGATGAGGACGGAAGAGAACCTTAGTGAGTGGCAAAGGACTCCGAAGATCTTTTTCAACTGCGGAGAAATAGCTGATGCCGTGAGCCGTGCTGCGCGTGACATCTCTGAAACCGTTTGTGCGACTGCCATACTGTCGTTAACGAGAAGCGGGGCGACTGCAAGGATGGTAAGCAAGTACAGGCCTGATTGCCCGATAATTGCCATGACACCGTCCTTTTCCACGTGGCGCGAACTTGCACTCGTATGGGGGGTATATCCTCTTATTTGTCCCTTCACAACTGATGTTGAAGAGTCCGTATCGAACTCCCTGTCGATAGTTCAGGAAGAAGGGCTGATAAAGGGCGGAGACAACGTTGTCTTCACCTCAGGTATCCCGCTTGGAGTTCCGGGCAGTACTAACCTTGTACAGGTTTATACTGTTGGCAAAATTATCGGCAAAGGACTGTCTTTGATAAAGAAGAAGACAAGAGGTGTGGTCTGCAAGGCTGAAACTCCGGAAGAGGCAAATCAGAAAATTACCCAGGGATCGATCCTTGTAGTGCGGAAGACAGACCGGGATTATATTCCCGCAATGGAAAGGGCGTCGGGTGTTGTAAGCGAAGAAGACGGATTTTCCTGCCATACCGCTGTCGCATCGTTGAACATGGGACTTCCCGGAATAGTCGGAGTATCCGGGATATTTGACTTGGTAGAAGACGGAACGCTTATTACCCTTGACGGTGTGCGCGGAGTGGTCTATCTGGGACGGAGCCAGTAG
- the mtrB gene encoding trp RNA-binding attenuation protein MtrB: MPQNDSEVRLAGGDYIAVKALENGVTVIGVTRGAENRFLHTEKLDEGEVWIAQFTEHISAMKIRGSAVILTKHGEIKSGKHKLPESE, translated from the coding sequence ATGCCTCAGAACGACAGCGAAGTGCGCCTCGCCGGGGGAGACTACATTGCGGTGAAAGCGCTTGAGAACGGAGTAACGGTCATCGGTGTCACAAGGGGAGCCGAGAACAGGTTCCTTCACACTGAGAAGCTGGACGAGGGAGAAGTATGGATTGCCCAGTTCACCGAACACATATCCGCGATGAAGATCAGAGGATCTGCCGTTATTTTGACAAAACACGGCGAGATAAAGAGCGGAAAGCATAAGCTGCCGGAGTCTGAATGA